atttaaaccttttttttgttcatgctTCCATCTAGAGGTGAAACAGTTATGTGACATATTTTTATTGTGAGCTTATTGTGAAGTCTTGACCAAATGATCTTGGTCTTTGAAGTTTAAATGAGTTAATAATTTCTCTTGATATACACATAGTACCCTTTATGCTGGGGTTATAAACTGTTGGTGTAAAATCCTCTGAGATTTTATTTCTAGATACCTTCAgcttcactttcacttttttcaGTTGTAAACATGCCATTTACAGTGGTTCTCAGTCTCATTCCTCAGTCTTTCCATGCTCTTTTACATAGGCTTAGTGTCATGAATGGTTGTCTCATTCAGAACAAACGCAAGCTGTTCCCATAACTGAGAATGACTGGCTTTAATTAAAAGGTTTACTTAGACCAAATTCAATAACtgccttttctttaaaaaaaaatcatctaccAAAGATGAAAAGCCAACATCCTCTGAATCTCGGACCGAAGATGAAGCAGGATCTGAGCCAAATGAGGACAGTGAGGAGTCATCTCCAACGTCAGCTGTAATTAAAAATGTCCAGAATCTGAAAGAGGAGTATCTTTATATGCTGGTAGAGAATGTCCTCGGGTGTAatcttgaggaaaaaaacatcagcATAGAAGTTATCCCTGAATGTGGATTTGCTGTGGTTACTTTTCCTAATAACAAAGGTAAATCATTACACATGACACAAAACATATACGTTTATTGGTGCGTATTATTTCAAAttgtagtatataatataattatataaaaaatattatataatttaatataattacataAAAAATCACATCAAAACTTTAATACTTAAAcctattcaattttatttagaaaaattgATTAATGTAAATTCATCCTTCTTTACATAGTGTAGTTTGTCAtcacataaatgaataaatgatcaaTTAATAGCAAAGCTGCTGTATATCTCAATATTTGTATCAacatctaataataatatacaccgaacaggcataacattattaccaactgcctaatattgtgttggtcccccttttgctgccaaaacagcctgacccgtcatgcattgtgtattctgacacctttctatcagaaccagcattaacttcttcagcaatttgagcaacagtagctcgtctgttggatcggaccacacgggctaACCTTCACTTCCCACATGCATCACGGCTGCCCATGACTCTGtcgccgggtcaccactgttccttccttggaccaatattaatagatactgaccattgcagaccatcaaactcactcacatccttacgcttgcccatttttcctgcttcaactttgaggacaaaatgttcacttgctgcccactaacaggtgccatgctgaggagataatcagtgttattcacttcaccagtcactgcacagaatgttatgcctgatcggtgtatgcccCACTAAGCCAATATGATAATTTCATTTAAAGTGAATGTAATAATGTTCTGTGATTTAGATGCAGTAGACTTCATTGACTCTTGCCCCAGTAACTCAATTTTCAAGAAGAAGAATCTGGAAGTCAGTCCCCTTGAGATGACCATGAAGGTGAAAGTAGAAGATTTATCTTCAGACTTGAACTCTGACTTTATCGTGCTCTATTTCGAAAAGTACGGTGAAGTAGATGGCGACGTGGAAATGCTTGAAGATGATGAATCAGCTATAATCACATTCAAAACCCATGCaggtaaatgtaaatttaaattaCGTAAAGTTGTTTTTTCAATGGTAAccttaataaatattacaagaCAAAAAGCTttactttgtgtttttttcaggTGTAAAGACAGTTCTCGGAAAACAACATTATATTAGAAAAGGCCAGATCAGGGTATTTCCATACTACGAATCGCTGGGAGTTGCACTCTATGGTGATGAGAGACCCATTTTGAAACTCCCAGAAtcttttacagaaaatattgATAAATCTGTTTGGAAATATCTTCAAGAACACCAAAAAACATTGGACCTAATCAAGCAACATATGCAGAAGCATTTCTGCCACCTGGAGTTCCAAGACCCAGCTGTGAGACTCTGTCCTCTGGACTCCATCCTTCATCAAGGTGTACAAACGAAAAAACTTCTCCAGACGTGGAGACAGAAGGCCTCTGCTGAGTTTACTGCTACAGTGTCCAAATATAAGTCACTAGAAATCAAGATTGAGAGAGATGCATGGGCTGAATTGAAAGCACAAGTCCACCAGATGTTGTCTTATGAACCTGTAACACTGATCCTTAATGAAGATCAAGGAAGGATGATCATGGCTGGCCTCGCAGAAGATGTACACAGAACTGGGAATGTGGTGCAGAGCACTGTTAACAGCATTACCCAACGAATCCAAAGAGAGAAGAACAGCATTGAAGATGAGATCCAAATGACACCATCAGTTTATGAGATCATCATGAAAGATGGTTTGCAGTACAAAATCTGTAGCAAATGTCCCGAACTGAAGCTGAATTACAATGCTCCTTCTCAAAAGTTAACTCTTTATGGTTTAAAACAAGACGTTTTAGAGTCAAAGAATACAATTCTACAAGCGGTTGTTGACCTCAATCGGAGAATGATAGCACTCCCACCATCTATTTTGCAGTACCTgataaagatggagagagaagaaTTGACCAAAGAACTTTTCTTATCCAAGGGAATCTGTGCATCGTTGGAGATTAAAAATAACCAGGCGTTTCTCCTTGCTAAAACAGAGAAAGCATTGCAAGATAGTGAAGATCAGTTGAACGCACAATTACATCATGCATGCATTGAAGTAGATGATCCCAGTGTGCTCAGGAGCACGGAATGCCAAAATCTTGTTGACAGATTATGCAACACAGTAAATTCATCAATAATGATGATTCTAATAGACATATCAGACAGACAAATTGTGATTTCTGGATTTGTTGAATCGGTTCAGTTAGTTCAGGAAAAACTGTCTGATTATGTGATTAACAATTCTCACATCACCACAACAGTACAGGCTGATAAGATTATTGTGAAATTTATAAAAGAGCACAAAAAGGAAGATTGGTGTGAAATGGTGAAAAACAAGGTAAAAGTTAGCTTTGTGGATAATGCAATCTCACTGAATGGCCCAAGGTTTCATGTGTCTAGGTGTAAGACTGTCTTTGAGAACCTATGTTCATCTGTTTACTACCAGAGATTTAAAGTAGACAAGCCTGGTGCCAAGAAGGTTTTTAAGAATAAGGAATTTATGATTGTTGAAACAGCAAAGACCAAAATGGGGTGTATAGTTGAGTTGGTGGAGGAAGATTACAGCAAGCAGGTTTCTTCTAGCATCATAGGGAAAAAGAGAGTTCGCACACCTGATGGAGTGGAGATTATAGTCAACAATGGTGACATGTGCTCCTATCCTGTAGATGCTATAGTGAACGCAGCCAATGACAAGCTTGAACTCAGTGGAGGTCTATCAAAAGCACTTTCGGATGCTGCAGGACCACAACTGCAGAAAGCCTGTAACCAGATTATCAAACTGCGGACAAGGTTGAATGCAGGTGAGGCTGTCATTACTGAGGCTGGAAATTTGCCTTGCAAGCATGTAATTCATGCAGTAGGGCCACAATATGATATTTCGAATCCTCAGAAAGCAGTTAGCACTTTGAAAAATGCTGTAAGGAGAAGTCTGAATCTTGCGGACAGAGAGTATTGTCAGTCACTGGCAATACCGGCCATAAGTTCTGGCAACCTTGGATTCCCACTAGTCCTTTGTGCAGACACCATTGTTTCAGCCCTGAAAGAATTCTTTGAGCTCATGAATGGAGACATGTGTTTAAAGGAGATCCATCTGGTTGACAAAAATGATAAAACCATTGAGGCTTTCGAAGCAGCAGTGCAAAATGTGTATGGGGGCAGTTCCACAAGTCAGGGCCCAACATTGATTACTATTTCCAGCAGTCAACAGCAAAACCCGAAACCATCAAGCTCCTCGAACCAAGGATCGACCCAGAGTGTTAAGACGAATGAAGGATTGACTATTACTCTTGCAAAGTGCAACATTCAGGACACCTCAGTGAGTTCAATTCTCCTACTTAATatgcttttttattaaattttataattCTTCTGGACCAAAATTTTAGTCTTATTTTTTGCTTGTTCTTTTGTCATTAGTTGGATGTGGTTGTGAACTCTGTATCAGCTGATCTGGCTCTTAACCATGGAGCTATTGCAAAAGCCATTCTAGCTACAGCAGGGCCACAGATTCAGATAGAACTTAACCAGCAGGCTACAGGCCAGGCAAACAATGGAGCGATCTTCATCACTAGCGGTTGCAATCTGAAAAACAAATTGGTGTTTCATGCTGTAGCCCCACACTGGAACCAGGGACAAGGTTCAGACCAGATGGTACAGTTTTATCCATTCTAAAAATTTCCTTCTATAGTAGATATTTGTAGGTTTAGGTTGTAACTCAATTTTAATGGATTCTCCTTCCTACAGATGGAAGGCATCATGGATGCATGTTTAGATCTGGCTGAAAAGAAGAAGCAGGGGTCTATTGTTTTCCCAGCTATCGGAACAGGGAACTTGGGTTTTCCAAAGACGCTGGTGGCTACCATTATCCTGGACTCGCTTCTAAAGTTTAGCAAGAATAGAGCTTCACATCATGTACAAGAAGTAATGATTGCTCTCCATCCCACTGACCACTCAACTATTCAGGTAAGGTAAAGAATATGATTTTAGAGATAAAGAGGTAATCTTAAGGTTCTGTCATTGACACAATGGAGGTTAGATGGAGGGCTAAAGAGCAGGATGGGAAGAATGAATATCATTTGCAAGTAGACTGTGAAGGTGTTTTCTTTAAAGAGATCAATTAAAAAGGTGTAATGTGGGATATTGACTACATGCGTACAGCATTtagtagacacccttatccagagtgactttcaTTTATCACATTTGTACAACTGAGAGTTAAAGGTATGCTCAGGGATACTGCAGTGGCAGTTTTTTGTTCCCAGGATTtcagctcacaaccttccattCAGTAGTCACTCAGTAGtaaacaccttaaccactgagctaccattgCCATGTACTTGAATGCTGACTATTCACTATaataatttgtgttttttttttattcccaggCTTTCACAGATGAATTCAACAAAAAGTTCAACATCCAGTCATCCTTAGCAAGTGGCTCCATCAAAGGTTCAAAtctaatgacattttaaaatgcaCAAATATAACAGATATGGGAAAAGTAACATTCTCATTGCTTTCAGTTGTGTTAATTTCCTGTTTATGTTGATATTTCTAGGCCACTTCTCAAAGGTCACCACATCAATGACAGGGATTCATGAGACTATAATGGGAGGAGTTGTGATTCAGGTTCTCAGTGGAGACATCAGCAAGGAGACAACTGATGTCATTGTGAACTCAACCAATGAGAATTTCACATTGAAATCaggtaatctttttttttttttttacaaagatcATGCCTGAAAATCTATCTCTCTTCCAACTTTCTACATGTTACAGTGATGTACAGTTGCGATATTAAATGAAAGGGCTAGCAGTTAATATTAGATAAGGATTCAGGAACTCTCATAATGCAATTCTTGGAGCGTGGCTACTTTGCACTATGTATATACTACCAAGAACTTCAGCTAGTTCTCTATCACCTATTACCGCTGCCAGGTTACAGTTACCTACATACCATCAGTTGTAGCTAGGGTTAATAGAAGAGCTGTCAAAATTAACACGTTAATAATGCGTTaatgcaaattcattttaacggcACTAATTTTATTAACACGTGATTAACGCAGCgcacattttctgtttgacccTTGGCCTTGCCCAtagtttgggaaatgggagatgcagcagcaaaCCGAAATTGAGGAATAAAAACattctctttatatataaaacaatgtctgatggttctgtcgagaaagtctgcatttattgtggatgtgaaTTAAGTTATCACCGCAGCACgtcgagtttaaaatatcacttgatggCGAAGCATACATGTGATACAGagagctctcctgcccctcgccAAAGGCAGACAATACTAGATTGTTTTCAGCGGGGATGTAATGTGAACCTGGGttatgttcttttcttcatgtgtttaatagtcatgaacaagttatttgtaaaacatgtctatgttctttatgctttatatttaaggtggtttcagtaataaatgtacactttgcatgtttagaagaagtgatctgaaaatgttaacaggcttgtgtaagtaaatagctcagtgcaaagaaagaagtaattgttttctatgttcttttttttcatatgtttaatagacatgaacaagaaaaatatctatgacctttgaaacatgtctagtcttCATGTTCTATGTTGAGTatggtttcactaataataaacaacatacatttcaatatttgtccatgctcatgttgattagagtattaaaaactaaaaaagcattaatttaaggtacatttagaacggataaaaatgtgaaattaagTTGCGATTAATCACAAGTTAACTTATGACAATCGTGCGATTAAtcatgattaaatattttaatcgattgaTAGCCCTAGTTAATAGTTATAATAGTTAGAGTGCAAAAACTCTATTTTGGTGGATTTTTATCCAGTTTAATGGACAATAAGGGCATGTAGTCGTAATCCATTGAACCACTGATTAATATTTCTGCTGTAAGAATTTGATCTATTTAAAATTAGCTGAAATCCATACTTCTGAAATCTCATCCTAGAATTTTGATCTAATTTGCAAGAATATTATTGCACtctaagcctcctggtggtccggCGGCAGCATCCCACACCCTTGTTGCTGTGGTCTGAGgttgattcccgggcagggatcTAACTTGGCCTCTGAACAgctaactctcagtgccagtccctaGCCCAGATTAAAtcagagggttgcgtcaggaagggcatctggtgtaaaacttGTTTCAAGTCTAATATGCAGACCAGATGATCGTGTGATATgggatatttttaattttttagcaTTGGCCTAAAACTTTCTGTGGCTGATAATTGCATTTAGAAAATTCTGCTCAATGtgacagtttatttatttgcacacaTTTATGTCATGTATCAGTCTTCTCATAGCGTCCTGGAAGCTATGAGGCCTATTCACATAACAATGAAAGAATTTTAAACAAATTGCAGCTTGGGGCCAGGGAAAGTAAAATTAAGGTTGTAGCTGTTACACCAaagtttatttgtattattaaaatCTGCCAGATGCTCAGTTAATAAGCAATTGCTATATGCTGCAGTTGATTTGTATAGGTGAAACACCTCCAACATGCTACATGATGTGATAATGTAGTGCAACTTTTATAATTTCCCTATAATTAAAATTTGCCAGTTGTTATTTAACTAGCTGTGACAAGATAATTAATACATAACGTATCTCTCTTATTTCAGGTGTCTCAAAGGCTATTTTAGACGTAGCAGGTCCAAACGTTGAAGCTGAGTGTCAGCAGCAAGGTGAGAACTGATCACCTTATTGAAATCAGCTTCTAAAATAACAGGAAAATGTCTCTCATTGTTTCCTGCATGTGACTTAATACATGTTACATATCACATTATATATTAACAGGAGCGTTGCCAAACAATGGACTGATAGTGACTCAGCAAGGCAACCTGCAATGCAAAAAGATCATCCACATTTCAGCGAAAAATGATCTTAAAAGGATCCAAAAACTAGTTACCAACgcgttagagatgtgtgtgaaaaACAATTTCACCTCCATTGCCTTCCCTGCCTTTGGAACAGGTGAGCTGCAACACTTTTATAAACTTTGCATATGACAAAAGCCTTATAGGATGTTTAATTTGACACAGTGTATGTGTTAGGTGTAAATTTTTGCCAACACATTGTATAGCGGTTGAgatgtgcaaaacaaaataacaaatccgaaagcacaataataaatccaaaaacacaaggacaatacAAACAAAGCAGAAAAGGTAGGTTTATATCATTCTTACCGAGaaacatctgtcactcaagatatacaagcagtaggaaattgtgtatctaactttatttcttgtacatgtgtggagttctgccttcactttaaaccatttctttctatagtgcaactttaaatcgtTTAGaggaaataacaaacatatatatttatatttataagagaGTGGAATTCATTCAAGGCTACattgaggaaggacgttcatatgccGTGATTTTGTATATACTGGTGAtgtatcatggcataaagattagtttgcaaaCACATCTAAAGAACGCAGATTTGTCTTAAAGACAAAGCTATTCcagtaaggagcgctataagagcagagctgtgttcatacacacaccaatcaactttctactgctgcagcgtGCTGGACTtcttgtatatcctgagtgacagatgtcttgtccaatGAGCGCTAAGAACTCCATTctcaaactatacctaccttttccagtttgtctaaattgtcgtgtttttggatttgtttatttggatttggatttgttattttgttttgcacttcccGGCCACTGTATATAGCatgttgtaaaaaaaagtatctaGAATTAGGCTTTAACACATTCATAAGTAATACTGGAGCATTTACATAAACGTGACTTAGGGGttttcctgaactgaaatatgTTTCCCTTTTCGCTGTTGTAGCATTTAAAACATGGCTGCTACAAACTGTGAAAACGGAAATAACGGAAGCTCCTATGTTATTGCTGTGTACCTCAATATTTATTACCATACATGCTTATTGAAAAACAACACTACTGACAGATGTTTTAGAATGAGAAGATTACAGTAAGAAATGTTTTAAGTACTTTGATGATAATATCAGTGTCATCTGCATGAGTTTCTGAggtaaaaagtgtttaaaatcattatttcttgAGTCGTGTGATCTCTGGTCTAACATCACTGGGGAAATGATGCTGATTCAATACTGATTCATTCCAAATTTGGTAACCCATTTTGCATTAATACCTTCAATTCCTTCAATGGTTGACCCCCTTTCATTGTCCACCACagagttcaattcaatttatatgTATAGCGCTTtcaacaatgaacattgtctcagatttacagaagtatagGATATAAATGCTAAAGTTTAAAATGGTTTAGGggtaacatttatccctaatgattCCTAATGAAGAATGGaccaaagaaaataaatctgtcTTTTCTTACAGGTCAGGGTGGAATTAATTCAGGCTATGCTGCAGACCACATGCTGGATGGTGTAATTGACTTTTTGAAGAAGATTCCACATTCTTCACTCAAAACAGTGCGCATAGTTATCTTCCAAGCACCCATGCTACCAGATTTTTATCAGAGTATGCAGAGAAGAGAAGCCACCGAGAAGCCGAAGAATGAGGGTGTGCTGGCAAGATTGACATGTACGTCTGCTTAAAGTGCTTTAGTATGAACAAGAAGTGATGTTCTTAACTAATGTGAGATTTTGATTCGTTTTTTTCATACAACATGTCTTTTATTTCAACAGCTTTTACCAAATCGTTTTTTATAAGCTCCAAGCCAAAAGATGTCAAGCCACCAAAAGAGACTGACTTTGTAATCGAGAACAAGATGGTGACTGCGGCTTGCTTCTCCATCTGCGGGCCTTCGCAAAACGCTGTGGATGCAACCCTGCAGTTACTTGATAAGCTCATCTTAGAGGAGCAGGCGTTTCAGACCATCAGTGATTCGATGATCCTGAAATTGTCCGATAAGTACAAGCAACGAATCCAGGACCTGCAACGGACCCTGAACGTTAATGTGAGAATAGAACACAAGGATCAGGTGGCTAAAGAGGCGGATTCAGACCAGGTCAAGCTTACAGTAGAGGGTATCAGCAGGGATGTTCTGATGGTTGT
This DNA window, taken from Hemibagrus wyckioides isolate EC202008001 linkage group LG06, SWU_Hwy_1.0, whole genome shotgun sequence, encodes the following:
- the parp14rs1 gene encoding poly(ADP-ribose) polymerase family member 14-related sequence 1 — its product is MDEEFPFALVVEGKWDPKTPKLKNKLTIYFQSKKSNGGDCVVEFEVSDGQKASVRFKTEEVRQNVLQKEGHEIKLGKGLLSLSVYLPPNEAKSSLETKSSVNTDLTDEKPTSSESRTEDEAGSEPNEDSEESSPTSAVIKNVQNLKEEYLYMLVENVLGCNLEEKNISIEVIPECGFAVVTFPNNKDAVDFIDSCPSNSIFKKKNLEVSPLEMTMKVKVEDLSSDLNSDFIVLYFEKYGEVDGDVEMLEDDESAIITFKTHAGVKTVLGKQHYIRKGQIRVFPYYESLGVALYGDERPILKLPESFTENIDKSVWKYLQEHQKTLDLIKQHMQKHFCHLEFQDPAVRLCPLDSILHQGVQTKKLLQTWRQKASAEFTATVSKYKSLEIKIERDAWAELKAQVHQMLSYEPVTLILNEDQGRMIMAGLAEDVHRTGNVVQSTVNSITQRIQREKNSIEDEIQMTPSVYEIIMKDGLQYKICSKCPELKLNYNAPSQKLTLYGLKQDVLESKNTILQAVVDLNRRMIALPPSILQYLIKMEREELTKELFLSKGICASLEIKNNQAFLLAKTEKALQDSEDQLNAQLHHACIEVDDPSVLRSTECQNLVDRLCNTVNSSIMMILIDISDRQIVISGFVESVQLVQEKLSDYVINNSHITTTVQADKIIVKFIKEHKKEDWCEMVKNKVKVSFVDNAISLNGPRFHVSRCKTVFENLCSSVYYQRFKVDKPGAKKVFKNKEFMIVETAKTKMGCIVELVEEDYSKQVSSSIIGKKRVRTPDGVEIIVNNGDMCSYPVDAIVNAANDKLELSGGLSKALSDAAGPQLQKACNQIIKLRTRLNAGEAVITEAGNLPCKHVIHAVGPQYDISNPQKAVSTLKNAVRRSLNLADREYCQSLAIPAISSGNLGFPLVLCADTIVSALKEFFELMNGDMCLKEIHLVDKNDKTIEAFEAAVQNVYGGSSTSQGPTLITISSSQQQNPKPSSSSNQGSTQSVKTNEGLTITLAKCNIQDTSLDVVVNSVSADLALNHGAIAKAILATAGPQIQIELNQQATGQANNGAIFITSGCNLKNKLVFHAVAPHWNQGQGSDQMMEGIMDACLDLAEKKKQGSIVFPAIGTGNLGFPKTLVATIILDSLLKFSKNRASHHVQEVMIALHPTDHSTIQAFTDEFNKKFNIQSSLASGSIKGHFSKVTTSMTGIHETIMGGVVIQVLSGDISKETTDVIVNSTNENFTLKSGVSKAILDVAGPNVEAECQQQGALPNNGLIVTQQGNLQCKKIIHISAKNDLKRIQKLVTNALEMCVKNNFTSIAFPAFGTGQGGINSGYAADHMLDGVIDFLKKIPHSSLKTVRIVIFQAPMLPDFYQSMQRREATEKPKNEGVLARLTSFTKSFFISSKPKDVKPPKETDFVIENKMVTAACFSICGPSQNAVDATLQLLDKLILEEQAFQTISDSMILKLSDKYKQRIQDLQRTLNVNVRIEHKDQVAKEADSDQVKLTVEGISRDVLMVVGEINEMLRATREEVNLNKRMELTAEMVDWQYQLGVQFHSFDQVTNFKLEEAFHLNSQEVDINFQKQVYKVKMPEGPAVSASGGIQMEIRRVDKLRATENLPKEWEVMASNELHKVCPLQVGSQEYNDVLGNFRKTCHNNNVLSIARIQNPRMWKNYQINKQYMEQMKGHQNNEKMLFHGTREDSINHINQNGFNRSYAGKNAAVYGKGTYFALNASYSAQDTYSVPNAQGNKHMYYCRVLTGEYTVGNKTMIDPPPKTANGTDLYDTVVDNTATPTIFVVFRDYHAYPDYLITFT